A genomic window from Triticum urartu cultivar G1812 chromosome 7, Tu2.1, whole genome shotgun sequence includes:
- the LOC125518919 gene encoding ribosomal protein S14, mitochondrial encodes ILAAKYELRGKLYKAVCRDPELPSDMRDKFRYKLSKLPRNSNMTRLRNRCIFTGRSRGVYQKFRMSRIVFRTLANKGELMGVKKASW; translated from the coding sequence ATTCTTGCAGCAAAATATGAGCTGAGAGGAAAGCTTTATAAGGCTGTCTGTAGGGACCCTGAACTTCCATCAGATATGCGGGATAAGTTTCGCTATAAGTTGTCCAAGCTGCCAAGAAATAGTAACATGACACGTCTTAGAAACCGCTGTATTTTCACGGGCCGCTCTCGTGGTGTCTACCAGAAATTCCGCATGTCTCGTATCGTGTTCCGCACCTTGGCAAACAAGGGTGAACTGATGGGTGTTAAGAAAGCGTCTTGGTAG
- the LOC125525673 gene encoding photosystem II core complex proteins psbY, chloroplastic-like, which yields MATIATMTMLKPAKITARSAPSSSPSSSTKVASPSISLRSLQKNAAKKGALAVSPAAAAMASAFFTSLASSDAAMASQRIADVAAAAPADDNRGLLLLFVVAPALGWVLYNILQPALNQLNKMRSEKALVAGLGIGAAAAAGLAAVPEPASAAVQELAALAAVAPADDNRGLLLLFVVAPALGWVLYNILQPALNQLNKMRSN from the coding sequence ATGGCGACCATAGCCACGATGACCATGCTCAAGCCCGCCAAGATCACGGCCAGGTCGGCGCCTTCGTCGTCACCGTCGTCCAGCACCAAGGTGGCGTCCCCGAGCATCTCGCTGCGCAGCCTGCAGAAGAACGCGGCCAAGAAGGGGGCCCTGGCCGTGTCGCCGGCGGCCGCGGCCATGGCGAGCGCCTTCTTCACCTCGCTGGCCTCGTCGGACGCGGCGATGGCGTCGCAGCGGATCGcggacgtggcggcggcggcgcccgcGGACGACAACCGGGGCCTGCTGCTGCTCTTCGTGGTGGCGCCCGCGCTCGGGTGGGTGCTCTACAACATCCTCCAGCCGGCGCTGAACCAGCTCAACAAGATGCGGTCCGAGAAGGCGCTCGTCGCCGGGCTCGGCATCGGCGCCGCCGCGGCCGCGGGCCTGGCCGCCGTGCCGGAGCCGGCCTCCGCCGCCGTGCAGGAGCTCGCCGCACTGGCGGCGGTAGCGCCCGCCGACGACAACCGGGGCCTGCTGCTGCTCTTCGTGGTGGCGCCCGCGCTCGGGTGGGTGCTGTACAACATCCTGCAGCCGGCGCTGAACCAGCTCAACAAAATGCGGTCCAACTga